A region of Meleagris gallopavo isolate NT-WF06-2002-E0010 breed Aviagen turkey brand Nicholas breeding stock chromosome 29, Turkey_5.1, whole genome shotgun sequence DNA encodes the following proteins:
- the DHX58 gene encoding probable ATP-dependent RNA helicase DHX58: MAGLSFPPTGMKRPLSPSHSPESGLRLLEVSSCLPEQRMKREKKHQSFTLCEVCNIQLNSAAQAQIHYNGKSHQKRLKQLNKGKMPAAQVEGRRGGRVAVLVNKVHLVQQHLEKEFHVLRDAFKVSAVSGDSSHKCFFGQLAKGSDVVICTAQILQNALLSGEEEAHVELTDFSLLVIDECHHTHKEAVYNKIMLNYLQKKLGGQRDLPQILGLTASPGTGGETSFEGAVKHILQICANLDTEVITSAREHAQHLQSHVPQPRKQYDLCQERALDPFGERLKKIMAQIQEHMEMPGLPQDFGTQVYEQRIVELENRAAERFCRKTRVCALHLRRYNDALLINDTVRMMDAFQCLQQFYADERDTKDPTERFLATTFAENRATLLALAGDRRYENPRLSKLEEILQEHFQPMRLSRGIVFTKTRQSAHSLLSWLQDMDGLCGRHIRAAVLTGSGYSNQAKGMTQNEQQDVITLFRSGELNLLFSTSVAEEGLDIPECNIVVRYGLMTNEIAMVQARGRARAQNSVYSVLAKASSREVFREQLNENLVELMERAISAVQAMPEREYRLKILELQRNAVLSWRVKEARSSERRQLHDPGDVYFHCVNCNVAVCRGSDIRTVEAMHHVNINPNFRFYYTVSPGKIHFERTFRDWEPGCRIVCSECRQEWGMEMIYRNVTLPILSIKNFVVVTPDEKKKYKKWSRVTFPIEEFSYLEYCSSTQDESL; the protein is encoded by the exons ATGGCGGGTCTGTCCTTCCCCCCCACAGGCATGAAGCGACCCCTGAgcccatcccacagccctgaGAGCGGTTTGAGGCTGCTGGAGGTGTCGAGCTGCCTGCCCGAGCAGCGCATGAAGCGGGAGAAGAAGCACCAGTCGTTCACACTCTGCGAGGTCTGCAACATCCAGCTGAACTCAGCCGCGCAGGCGCAGATCCACTACAATGGGAAGTCCCACCAGAAGCGCCTCAAGCAGCTCAACAAGGGCAAGATGCCGGCGGCCCAAG TGGAGGGGCGGCGGGGCGGCCGGGTGGCCGTGCTGGTCAACAAG GTGCACCTGGTGCAGCAGCACTTGGAGAAGGAGTTCCACGTCCTGCGCGATGCCTTCAAAGTGTCAGCGGTCAGCGGAGACAGCAGCCATAAGTGCTTCTTCGGGCAGCTGGCGAAGGGCAGCGACGTGGTCATCTGCACGGCGCAGATCCTGCAGAACGCGCTGCTCAGCGGGGAGGAGGAGGCACACGTGGAGCTGACGG ATTTCTCCTTGCTGGTGATAGATGAGTGCCACCACACTCACAAGGAAGCCGTCTACAACAAAATCATGCTGAATTACCTCCAGAAGAAGCTCGGCGGGCAGCGGGACCTGCCGCAGATCCTGGGCCTGACAGCATCCCCTGGCACCGGGGGGGAAACTTCCTTCGAAGGGGCTGTGAAGCACATCCTGCAG ATCTGTGCCAACTTGGACACCGAGGTGATCACATCAGCGCGGGAGCACGCGCAGCACCTGCAGAGCCATGTGCCCCAGCCCAGGAAGCAGTACGACCTGTGCCAGGAGAGAGCACTG GACCCCTTTGGCGAACGGCTGAAGAAGATCATGGCACAGATCCAGGAGCACATGGAGATGCCCGGACTGCCACAGGACTTTGGCACGCAGGTGTACGAGCAGCGCATCGTGGAGCTGGAGAACAGAG CGGCAGAGAGGTTTTGTCGCAAGACGCGGGTGTGCGCGCTGCACCTGCGCCGGTACAACGATGCACTGCTGATCAACGACACCGTGCGCATGATGGACGCCTTCCAGTGCCTGCAGCAGTTCTATGCTGACGAGAGGGACACAAAGGACCCCACCGAGCGCTTCCTGGCCACCACCTTTGCGG AGAACAGGGCCACGCTGCTGGCGCTGGCTGGAGACCGGCGCTACGAGAACCCCCGGCTGAGCAAACTGGAGGAGATCCTGCAGGAGCACTTCCAGCCCATGAGGCTATCTCGTGGCATTGTCTTCACCAAGACGCGGCAGAGCGCACACAGCCTGCTCAGCTGGTTGCAGGACATGGACGGGCTGTGCGGGCGGCACATCAGGGCGGCCGTGCTCACCGGTTCCGGCTACAGCAACCAGGCCAAGGGCATGACCCAG AATGAGCAGCAGGACGTGATCACACTGTTCCGCAGCGGAGAGCTCAACCTGCTCTTTTCCACCAGCGTGGCCGAGGAGGGCCTGGACATCCCTGAGTGCAACATTGTGGTGCGCTACGGGCTGATGACCAACGAGATTGCCATGGTGCAG GCCCGGGGTCGTGCCCGTGCCCAGAACAGTGTGTACTCTGTCCTCGCCAAAGCCAGCAGCCGGGAGGTGTTCCGGGAGCAGCTCAATGAGAACCTGGTGGAGCTCATGGAGAGGGCCATCAGTGCAGTGCAAGCCATGCCTGAGAGGGAGTATCGCCTGAAG ATCCTGGAGCTGCAGAGAAATGCTGTTCTCAGCTGGCGAGTGAAGGAAGCCAGGAGCAGTGAGAGGCGGCAGCTGCACGACCCGGGTGACGTTTATTTCCACTGCGTCAACTGCAACGTGGCCGTGTGCCGCGGCAGCGACATCCGCACAGTGGAGGCCATGCACCACGTGAACATCAACCCCAACTTCAG GTTTTATTATACAGTCTCACCTGGGAAAATACACTTCGAGCGGACGTTCAGGGACTGGGAGCCCGGGTGCCGCATTGTGTGCAGTGAGTGCAGGCAG